Sequence from the bacterium genome:
ATGGCCGAAGCTCGTCCAAGGTTGGTGCACATGCGGAATCCACACGAATCTGCGCACGCGCTTGCGAATGCGATCCGTCAGCAGATGCGACAGAGACAGGTGCGTGCACAGGACGTCCGGCGAGAAGTCGTGCAATATTCTCTCATAGCCGCGCTCGGCCCCCGCCCAGCGTGCCCATTTCGACAGATTCGTTTGCGGATTGTCGAACGCCAGCACCTTGGCGCCGAGCGCTTCCGCTTTGGCGACCGAGGTGCTTCCGTCAAGGTAGCACAATTGCGCATCCACGCCGAGCCGCTGTTGGGCGGCGCACAGCAGCGCGGCCAACTGATAGGAGCCGCCCCAGTTCGGGCCGTTCATGACGTGCAGGACTTTCAACCGGATACTGAGCCTTGCATCGCGCGGACGGCCCGCTGGCCGAGCACCTCTTCGTACACCCGGATATGCTCTTGCGCGCAACGATCGAGAGTCAACTCAGTGTGCGCACGCGCACGGGCCGCTCGCCCGAGCCTTTCGGCCAAGGCGCGGTCCGTCAAGATGCGATCCAATTGCCTCGCAAGGTCGGCGATGTTTCGCGACTGGAAAACCAGACCCTCTTGTTCGTGCCGACAGACCTCGCGGCACCCGCCGCCCGAGGTGATGACGCCCGGTTTGCCAAACTGCATCGCTTCGACAACAACCAGAGAGAAGGCCTCTTCTGTCGAGGGAATCGCGCAGATGTCTACATTGAACATGAACTCCGCGCCGGAGCGCTGCTCGCCGAGTATGTGAATCCGGTCGGGACAGCGAGATTCGCTGCGCAATTGCAGTAACCGCCGCCGATATTCGGAATCGCCGGACAGGTCGCCGCCCGCGATGATTACGTGCACGTCGGGATGACGATCGGAAATCCGCATGAAGGCGCGAAGGAGCAGATCAAAACCTTTGCGCGGGTCGAAGTAGCCGAGTGTGCCGATGATGCGGCTGGTGCGCGGTATTCCCCACAGCGGGCGCAAGTCAGGCATGTCCGCCGGGTCGTTCAGGACGATTCCGCTCAGGATACTGGTCACGCGCGTGCGCCCCATCCCGACCTTGATGCAATCTTGACGCACCGCGTCCGAGACAGTGGTGATGCGGTCAGCCTTGCGCG
This genomic interval carries:
- a CDS encoding glycosyltransferase family 4 protein translates to MKVLHVMNGPNWGGSYRFVSQLCERQRSFGVDAWVCYLECGSAAQRVEALGAPVLSYNPSRKYPNKLARWADLEQGYERIVREFKPELINTHLSLSHVLTDRIRSRIAPHKWVALAHQSWRQFGYSHDVMKRPWLKYFMMMRHGLGDAWFTRKADRITTVSDAVRQDCIKVGMGRTRVTSILSGIVLNDPADMPDLRPLWGIPRTSRIIGTLGYFDPRKGFDLLLRAFMRISDRHPDVHVIIAGGDLSGDSEYRRRLLQLRSESRCPDRIHILGEQRSGAEFMFNVDICAIPSTEEAFSLVVVEAMQFGKPGVITSGGGCREVCRHEQEGLVFQSRNIADLARQLDRILTDRALAERLGRAARARAHTELTLDRCAQEHIRVYEEVLGQRAVRAMQGSVSG